A segment of the Catharus ustulatus isolate bCatUst1 chromosome 21, bCatUst1.pri.v2, whole genome shotgun sequence genome:
ctttttcctttatttttactattattattattaatatttcccACCCCCCAGCGGTCATTTCTAAATTTCGGAGATTTGTTCAAAGTGCACGAATTTTTGAGGGCGATCCGCTTGGAACTGGTGGATTCTCCAAGGCAGGAGCGGCGCGGCTGCAGCGCGGGGCCGGGGTCTGTGCCCGCAGCATCAcccccgccgagccccgcggCTGCCGGAGGCACCGAGCCCCGCCGCGGCCGCCAGCCCCGGCGCACCGAGCCCCCGCTCCACCGGGGCTGCTCCGGCAGGGATGGATCGTCGGTTTTcgttttctgtcttttttcttgttcgttttttttttgtttctttttttttttttttgccgtcttgtttttatttaattttttttaaattttcgtttttgttgggttttttctttttctttttttttttctctctctctctctttttttttttaatagagtcgctttctaattttttttttttttttttttgaggggtaAGAAATTAGTAGATAAAATTAAACTCCTCGCGGTGCCATTAAATGGAACCCGGGATGCGAAACGCCGCGGCTGCGCTCGAAACTTGTCGGGGCTGGAGCagcggctcggcggggccgggaaGCGGGagccgggggcggcgggagccGGCTCTGGGCCGTGTGTCCTTCTTTTCCAGGCTCCAGCCGGATTCCCCCTGGAAGATCCCGCGAACCCGGGATGGGAATCTCCGCTCCTGATTGTCCAAACGCAATTCTTGTGCGATGGAGCAGTACGAACCAAGAATTGTGTCTGGACATCTGTAGCAGAGGTTTCACCTCCTCCGGCGGGGCTCCAGGACGGTTCTCggggcacaggacacaggacgGACCTTCCCCAGGCCCGGGGCACGGCAGGTAACCGCTCCCGGCTGCGTCCCGGGGGTCGGGGCCAGCATTTTAGGGAAACTAAGGAAACACCAGCGGCGGctccgctcggctcggcgcggCCGAGGGTGCTCGGTCTTGATGCGTCAAACACGGGCCGGGTCATCACCGGGACGGCAAGCCCCGACCGGGCAGGCACCGGGCAGGCACCGGGCAGGCAccgggcagggatggaggggccGAGCCTCGGGCACCGGCGCTTTGCCGGGGTCGGTGGGGCCGCAGCCGGGCGCGGCGGGCGAGCACTTCGGCCCTGCGCCTCCATCCCGCTTTATCCTTCTTAcgtttattttaaaaattattttaacattgcGGCTTAATTTCATTTAACGTATTTCGGCCCCCTGCACCGGGACACTCTCCTGGTCCTCTTGCCGcagcccggctggccccgggCACACGGAGGCCGCTCCGGGTCTCGGTCGGGCCGGGGATCGGCCCCGCCGCTCGGGCACCGGGCGGGCTCGGCGGAGAGCGGCTCCGGGCTGCGGGCACGGCCCTCACCGGGCTCGGGGAGCCCCAGGGAGCGGAGTAGCCCCCGCGGAACGGCGGCCGGAGGAAGGCTCGTTCTAACAGAGAGGCTTTATGAATCCACCAGCCAAACGGCTCGGCCGGGGCTGCCAAGGAaacccaggaggaggagggaagcaTTACAAGATCCGAGCAGAATTTCTCCAAGAGCCTATCTAGGACAAAgctggagggagagaaaattttaaaaggcttttatttcagaaactttttGTCGCTCTTGTTGTTACAGGATTTTGGTATACCCCTCTTCTCCACCCCCCGGCTTCCTTCATCTTCCCATTTCTAGCTTTTTTTAGCAGTGATTGACAGCTTTTACTACAGCAGGAGCTAAGCCACCTGGGTCTACCTGCACTATCAAGGGGAATaacagctcctggggaaggaaCCCATCTTATCTGAGCAAACAGCTGGGGGGGATGAGAACAGACAAGCCCAGCCTAAGGCACAGAGGCAGGGTAGAGGAAGGACAGGCAGCAATGCTGAAGATGAACCTGCTTTTTCCCATTGTATTTCAGTCTGTTTCAAGCTGCACGCCACACAGGTTCCTTGTTTTTCAGCCAACTCCTACCACCACCTGGAATccccttccactgtcccagcccagctAAGCTAAGGAACTTGGGACAGAGAAGAGCCTTTTGGCCCGTCTGTGTCATTTACAATGGCGTGAGCTGGACTCAAGCTGCTGTCTGGATTTGCAAAAGGCTGAATATCGGTTTGTTAGCAGCAGTGGGTTGAAGCTGGGGCTCCTCAGATGCAGAAGCATCGTAGGCTGTGGGTGCTTTTAGTTAAGCAGGTTGTGGAGGGGTAGACGTGAGAGGAGTCAGTGGAGAAGTCAGCTGAGGGAATCACTCTCTCTGCATCAGACAGAGGAATTCCTCCGTCAGGCGCAGCGCGGGAGAGGCTCCTTGTGGGCCAGGCTGCTcgagcagggctgctgcaccGGCTGCTCCCCAcgtccccagcagctcctgaagaCCTTAGAGCAGCACATGGTGCAGCTCAGCTCCGAGAGGCACTGACTGAGCACCGGCGAGCCTCTGCTCCACGACAGCCGCGGCTCAGGCGGGAGCTGCTGCCGGGGacctctgcaggctgctggaCCCGAGCCCGAacaggtgagcagggcaggggggagcGCAGGAGGACAGTCCCGGTCAGGCACGCCTGGAAGCTCATGCAGCATGTTTCAGACCTGTTGGTGCCAATGCTATCCTCTCTGAGCCCATCCCTCTGCTCTTGCCATAGCCTCCTGGCTGGCAGGGGCCAGTCTGAATTTCCGAGGAAACTTCTGGAAAGCCAACAACACCCATGCCCTAGCACAACCACACACACCCACTTCCACAGTGCTCACAGGACTTCCTCAGGACATGCAGCAAAGCTTATCCCTGCTACTGACTCAAAGGGTTAAAACCCACTGACTTTTTCAGGTCTTGGCACTTTAACTGTGAatttccagccccagcccttctccagccagactgcagctcccacctgcACAGAATGCAGTGCAGCCTGATCAATTCTGTCTATCACGGTGACAGAAAGATCATTTGCTGCCCTGATCACTCTGTGCTGTCTCAGGCCGGGTGAGGGTTTGTTTCCCCTCCAACCAAATCATTATAAATTGACATTATTCATGGACCAGTACTTCACCCTGCCTCAGCTCTGGTATGAAAGCAGCACGAGGGAtcagaaatacaaaaccaaaaaagcctaTTTTGCTCCTGTTTCCCATAAATAAATACCATGACAAGGTGAAAGTCGCTTCTGAGTGCTCTGGAGCTGTCATGTTTGCTACCCCATGGAAAAGCTAGTCAAGCTATCTTTTGTTTCCTTGCACTTTCTCACCCTTCCCATGGCTGGTGCAGAGACTGTACCAACATTAAGCATTGTGTTAAAAGAATATTGGTTTCCAGCACCAGAACATCTCACTGCATGTTAAGATGTTATTCTACTTAGGGTTCAGCACCCCTCTTCCTCCtgtcagagaaaaacaaagtcCCACATGCTGAGGTGCTCTCTGATTGTTAGGGTACCTGGAAGTGCAGTCAGGAGAGGTGAAATGAGGACCAAAAGATGGATGCTGCTGTAGTGGACAGAAGGTTGCAGGCTGGCGGGGTTTTATTTGGATGTCTAGAACAAGTGAACGCAGTGGGAAGATGCAGAGACTGGACACAGACAGTTCAAGAGTGATTTGGGTGGGTTAAggttttagtttggtttttttttttgtcttttttttttcccccagggaTTTGGATTTACATCCTCTTGTTTTTTCAGGAGTTCACCCGCCGTGCAATGTTGAGATGAAAAGCACATTATCCTGGTCCTGGAGTTTATAATCCAGCTCACCCTGCaggccaagaaaaaaaatgaaaaattgttcAAATGTCATTTCCAAATACAagctgcaaagagaaaacagctcATAAAAGGATGGTGAGTACTAGGGAGAGCAGAAGGGGACAGACTGGTGTTTTCATCATAACATAAGCAAAGGTGAGAGATCAGCCACAGTGCTGATGCTCATCACCCCACACTGCTTTCTGGACCAGGGTTTTGACAGAACAGGTGGTTGCCTGAGGCAGGGAAATGGAGGGGCTGTTTGTTGTCTGAGCACAAGAGTGGGATGAGAAGGGAAGGCATTTACCAGGTGCCTGTTGGAGTTGAAATCTCCCTGTGGCCCTTACCTGCCAGGCACCATCTGACTTCAGGGAAGGTGGTTCTGTGTGGGCCTGAAGGTCCCAGGTGCCCCCCACGCTGCCACCCCACATGTGGGGGGacctgccagcagccagaggtGCAAAACCCAGTGCCAGAGACCAGGGAAAAAGGGTGATCTCTCTTCAGACCCTGTCTGGCTGATGAGACTCAGCAGGTTAGAGAGAGGCTCCAGGCTTTTGAACAGCCACAGTACAGGAGATAGATTCCAGCCTGCCCCTTCCCCCTCAAATATGAGATGCTTTGCTTGGGGCAAGAATCAGAAATAGCTTCTGTGAGAGCAACCACAGAACAGAGAGAGCAATATTTTCAACAAAGAAAGTCAAACTGAAGGAGTACAGACCATTAGTTCCCAGTCTGCCTCGTTGATGAGCACCAAAATTCCTGGCCTCCTGCAGAATAGAGAGAAATAATTAGGATACAGGGCTGCTAAAAAGCTCCACAAATAGTTAAGAACAAGAGATGTCACAGCACAGATCACAAGCTGACTGCCTATAAAGCCAAAAAAGGGATCCTAGCATGGAGGTGGAAACAGGTACAGTCTGTGCCCTTTCTAGATCAAATAAAGGGGACGCAGGAGCAATCCCAGAGCTCATTTGAATGAAAAGGCACCGTTCCCTAGGATGCTCCAGGATGACTGCATTTCCGTACGATGCAGAAAAGCCAGGTAATTAAAACCCACGCACGACAGTCGAGTGCAGTGAGCTCAGTGTGAAGGTAGGAAAAGCCATGCCAGTGCCCCTACCAGAGGCATGAAACACCTGGGATCCACTCCAAGCCCCTGGTTCTGAGCAAAGGGATTCCCCCTCTTTGATCTTCAGTGTCCTGCAATTGTCTCTCCTGTTACCAGGGGACCTGGCACACGCTTCAGCTCACAAAGATCCGTGACGAATGTTAAACACCCCCAGCGCCACCCCGCAGTCAGGGATGGCTTGCACAGCTCACTCTGCTCCATTTCtcttgccttctttttttttttctgcccccCCTCCACGAGACTGGCCCCATTttgataataaaaatacatttcccaGAAGAAGTATTTGTTGGCATTTCTCAGAATGACTGCTTCAGTCCCAGTGATGTCAGCAGGGAACAGACAGACCTGCTAAAACTCCTGGAATTGAGGATGCAGGTGTTACTCTGTTCCAATGAAGAGAAAGTATAAATGGCCTTGCTTCATGTTTAAGGTTTAAAGATTCGGGGTAAGGGCTGCAAAAGATGCTCTCTGTGGACAATGCAAGGTGTGGGTGGGATACCTCCCACTATCACTTAAGCAAATCCTGTGTTTTCATGGTCATTGACTTACTCAATAGGAAATCTGCCCCAgaggaaaaatcccccaaactgtGGGGATCAACAGAGAAACACAAGGAGGATTCATAACAGTTGTACTTACACAGATTCCCCTTGCATAAATAACTCTGGTCGCTCTTTCAACAGATTCTGTTTGATCCACTTGAGCAGGTTTCTGATATCCCCTGGAAGAAGGAAGGACAGGGTTTACAAACTAGCTGATGGCTCCCGGTGATGCCAGAGCAAAGAGATTGTTTATCCATGAAAGAGCAGATGAGGAACATGCAGAATGGATGGGGATAGCTGCAAAGAAACTCACAGacagtcctgtccctgtggtTTGGCAGAAGAGGTTTCCCACAGAAAATGCATCCCACAAAGAATGaatgcagctcctgctgaagcaCCAATCTGGCAGCAGATTCCTGATGTTCAGGTCTCTGACACGGCCCATATCCTGTGCATTACCTTGTCACCCAACAAATTATGTCTAATTCTCTTGTGCatttaattagatttttaaaatctaaacaaGAAAGCCTCAACAGAGTAAAACCAGACACTTTTgcaccaaaaccagcacaaaccTGGAGACATGAGGAGCTCTGGGACTCACACCTGTCCATGGCTATGCATTAAACAGACAGGAGGATCCTGGCCCACAGTTGTATTTTGGACACTTAGAGCATCCCTCAGCATCACACCTGCTGCTGTGGAGTGTTCCccatgctgtgcctgctccctcCTTCTACACTTTATGCTTAGAGCTTCTTTATTAAAGCTCAGCCTTTATCTTTCCATTTCAGCAGGTGACAGGGAGGATTTGTCTTCATGTAAAAGGAGGAGGAGACACTGCTGGCGGGTTTTTATAGTATCAATTTTACTTTGTGAGGCAAAAACAATTTCTTTAGTGATAGCATCAGTTAATTTCCTATTGGAGAGGTGAGAAGAGACAGAGGGGGGGAACAATCCTTTACAGGGTTTAGAGAAGCTGACAAATTGCAAAGTGGAGTTCTCCTGCATTTGCCTCTATATTTCACCATTCCATAAACCACTTCATCATTCCGAATCCACAATCAGTTATTCTCCTGGGGCTCCTTTAAACAGCCCTTTGAAAGCCCCAAaagagttttgtttgttttcaagaaGCAAAGAAGCTTTCTGAAGGCACAAATCCACCAGTgagggctgcagccctgctccaggaggagcagggatggcaggtTTGGTTTCTTATGTGAAGTAAGCTCACTGCAGTCATGAGGAATCTTTCCACACGTGCTTCTCTGAGTTAAAGTCACTCTGTGTACCATTCCCCATGTGTATTTGTAGTGGCTTGACTCAGGCCAGGCCTTACCCTAGGATTTTATGGGATCATGGATATTACCCAGAGCCAAACTGGGGTTGTTCCAAATATTTCCACCCTCCTTGCTTCTGTCACACTCAGGATGAACAGCCCTGGTGTAGACAGGTGCACATCAACTAGGCAATGGGGATATGTCCATCTGCAGCAGATGGGGGCCTCTTCTCctggggaaagggggagggggatGCTCTGAGATTCGCTCTGTTCCCCCTGCTTTCCCAGGGCATTGGCGCCTCCAAACCAGCActctgaccccaaaaccctgaTCTCACCacagggctgcccagagcacaACAGGTATTGCTACCTTCAAGCAATCTGGGAAGCAATTGTTACCTCACTCTGATCTGGGCAAAAGGAGCTGCTTTGTGCCTCAAAACTGCCTGGTGAGCTGGATCACCTGCCTGGGGCCAACCCACGACTGCCTATAATGATATGTagttaaaagaacaaaacagaccattttctgcttccttcctAGCAACATGTaccagggacagagagcacCACTAAGAAGGTGTGTGTAtttacatacatacacatacatacagatatttatatatatatatgtatgtgtatatgtatagacacacacacacacacatgcaccaCAGCGGTCGGTCAGCCATCAGAACAGAGTTTACCACATTCACCTTCCCCTGAAAAACGCTGCTGCAACGTCAAGCCCTCAGGATCTCACACCCAAATGGCTCCCGCTCTCCATCACCAAGAAATGAAAGCTGTAAAGGAAGGAAGATGGAGAGG
Coding sequences within it:
- the URM1 gene encoding ubiquitin-related modifier 1 yields the protein MAAPLSLQVEFGGGAELLFDGVKKHQVTLPCQPEPWDIRNLLKWIKQNLLKERPELFMQGESVRPGILVLINEADWELMGELDYKLQDQDNVLFISTLHGG